From the Arthrobacter sp. PM3 genome, one window contains:
- the ndk gene encoding nucleoside-diphosphate kinase: MSIERTLVLIKPDGVARNLSGAILARIEAKGYTLAELKKVDASRELLEQHYEEHVGKPFYEPLVEFMLSGPVVAAIFEGHRVIEGFRSLAGTTDPTTAAPGTIRGDFGRDWGLAVQQNLVHGSDSAESAEREIKIWF, encoded by the coding sequence GTGAGCATTGAGCGCACCCTCGTCCTGATCAAGCCCGACGGCGTCGCCCGCAACCTCTCCGGCGCCATCCTGGCCCGGATCGAAGCCAAGGGCTACACCCTGGCCGAGCTCAAAAAAGTCGACGCGAGCCGCGAACTGCTGGAGCAGCACTACGAGGAGCACGTCGGCAAGCCGTTCTACGAGCCGCTGGTTGAGTTCATGCTCAGCGGCCCGGTGGTCGCCGCGATCTTCGAAGGCCACCGCGTGATCGAGGGCTTCCGCTCCCTCGCCGGCACCACGGACCCGACGACGGCGGCACCCGGCACCATCCGCGGCGACTTCGGCCGCGACTGGGGCCTGGCCGTGCAGCAGAACCTGGTCCACGGCTCGGATTCAGCGGAATCCGCCGAGCGTGAGATCAAGATCTGGTTCTAA
- a CDS encoding folylpolyglutamate synthase/dihydrofolate synthase family protein, giving the protein MSFEPTDEFSVESVYAELLGRAPENKMEPRLAPLFRAMEILGEPNKAFPIIHVTGTNGKTSTARMIEAGLRAHGLSTGRYTSPHLSKVTERISIDGAPVPDETFVRIWDEIRPYLQIVDSELEAEGQPRLTYFECLTILGFAIFADQPVNVAVIEVGLGGITDATNVGDGQVSVVTPISLDHTELLGDTTGDIAYEKAGIIKPGGFLVSAAQPVDAAQVLLEKAREVNVPFRFEGVEFGVESRTVAVGGQMVTIQGLAGRYEDLLVPLHGAHQAENAAVAIAALEAFFGGEKAIDTEILQEAFATVTSPGRLEVVRNSPTILVDAAHNPAGIRVSAEAIHEAFNFTKLVVVVGVLKEKDAEEILRQLKESLGALATEYCFTQSNSPRAVPAEELAEIALDLGFGEENIHVAEKLDDALEWAVERADADNEPAGGVLVTGSITLVADARILLGKADS; this is encoded by the coding sequence ATGTCATTCGAACCGACCGACGAATTCTCCGTGGAAAGCGTCTACGCCGAACTCCTGGGCCGGGCGCCGGAAAACAAGATGGAACCGCGGCTTGCCCCGCTGTTCCGCGCGATGGAGATCCTGGGGGAGCCGAACAAGGCGTTCCCGATCATCCACGTCACCGGCACCAACGGCAAAACCTCCACGGCCCGGATGATCGAGGCCGGGCTGCGCGCCCACGGCCTGAGCACCGGCCGCTACACAAGCCCGCACCTGTCCAAGGTCACCGAACGGATCAGTATCGACGGCGCGCCGGTGCCGGATGAGACTTTCGTGCGCATCTGGGACGAGATCCGGCCGTACCTGCAGATCGTGGACAGTGAACTCGAAGCTGAGGGCCAGCCGCGCCTGACCTACTTCGAGTGCCTGACCATCCTGGGCTTCGCGATCTTCGCGGACCAGCCGGTCAACGTCGCCGTGATCGAAGTGGGCCTGGGCGGCATCACCGACGCCACAAACGTCGGCGACGGCCAGGTCTCCGTGGTCACGCCGATCTCCCTGGACCACACGGAGCTCCTGGGCGACACCACCGGGGACATCGCCTACGAGAAGGCCGGCATCATCAAGCCCGGCGGCTTCCTGGTCAGCGCGGCGCAGCCGGTGGACGCGGCCCAGGTCCTGCTCGAGAAGGCCCGGGAAGTCAACGTGCCGTTCCGCTTCGAGGGCGTGGAGTTCGGCGTGGAGTCCCGCACGGTCGCCGTCGGCGGCCAGATGGTCACCATCCAGGGCCTCGCCGGCCGCTACGAGGACCTGCTGGTGCCGCTGCACGGCGCGCACCAGGCCGAGAACGCCGCCGTCGCGATTGCCGCGCTCGAAGCGTTCTTCGGCGGTGAAAAGGCGATCGACACTGAAATCCTGCAGGAGGCCTTCGCCACCGTCACGTCCCCGGGCCGGCTCGAGGTGGTCCGCAACTCACCGACGATCCTGGTGGACGCCGCCCACAACCCCGCGGGCATCAGGGTTTCCGCCGAAGCCATCCACGAGGCGTTCAACTTCACCAAGCTCGTGGTGGTGGTGGGCGTCCTGAAGGAAAAGGACGCCGAGGAGATCCTCCGCCAGCTCAAGGAGTCCCTGGGCGCACTCGCCACCGAATACTGCTTCACCCAGTCCAACTCGCCCCGGGCCGTGCCGGCCGAGGAGCTCGCCGAGATCGCCCTCGATCTCGGGTTCGGCGAGGAAAACATCCACGTGGCCGAAAAACTCGACGACGCCCTCGAATGGGCCGTGGAACGCGCCGACGCCGACAACGAGCCCGCCGGCGGGGTCCTCGTGACCGGTTCGATCACACTTGTCGCCGATGCCCGGATCCTGCTCGGAAAGGCGGACTCGTAA
- a CDS encoding DUF4233 domain-containing protein: MAKLTKAQREWRPGMPKKRRSTKVLFASTVLLLEAFVVLFGMLAVFGLHRNEIPATVVFPVGIGLCLLYIFTCAVLTKPWGVALGWVLQLVLILAGLVEPAMYVVGGLFAVAWWYGIRTGIRIDREAAQREREQAEWEAAHPEEQTN; this comes from the coding sequence ATGGCCAAACTGACCAAAGCCCAGCGCGAATGGCGCCCGGGCATGCCCAAAAAGCGGCGCTCCACCAAGGTCCTGTTCGCCTCCACGGTCCTGCTGCTGGAAGCATTCGTGGTCCTCTTCGGGATGCTGGCCGTCTTCGGGCTGCACCGGAACGAGATTCCGGCCACCGTCGTCTTCCCCGTGGGGATCGGCCTGTGCCTGCTGTACATCTTCACCTGCGCGGTGCTCACGAAACCGTGGGGGGTGGCCCTCGGCTGGGTCCTGCAGCTCGTCCTGATCCTTGCCGGCCTCGTGGAACCCGCCATGTATGTGGTCGGCGGCCTCTTCGCCGTGGCCTGGTGGTACGGCATCCGCACCGGGATCCGGATTGACCGGGAAGCCGCCCAGCGGGAGCGCGAGCAGGCCGAATGGGAAGCCGCCCACCCCGAAGAGCAGACCAACTAG
- a CDS encoding vitamin K epoxide reductase family protein: MPEISSTSGDATVHLPDAGTASADRPLPAMTRDRPFAWLLLITGVVGWLASGALVLEKLEVLKNPNHVTICDVNPWISCGQVMQTPQSSVFGFPNMFIGIVAFAVIITTAMGLLAGAKFSRWYWLGLQTGVTLGFVFVVWLWSQALYSIHILCPFCMIVWAAMIPLFVWVTVRNITHGVIALPAGPTKVLGDSGWIIVALLYVGVIASIFFAFIQVFIGTSGY; encoded by the coding sequence ATGCCCGAGATTTCCAGCACGTCCGGCGACGCGACCGTGCATCTTCCGGACGCCGGCACGGCCTCCGCGGACCGTCCCCTTCCCGCGATGACCCGTGACCGCCCGTTCGCCTGGCTACTGCTGATCACCGGCGTGGTCGGCTGGCTCGCCTCCGGCGCCCTGGTCCTGGAGAAACTGGAAGTCCTGAAGAACCCGAACCACGTCACGATCTGCGATGTGAATCCGTGGATTTCCTGCGGCCAGGTGATGCAGACGCCGCAAAGTTCCGTGTTCGGATTCCCGAACATGTTCATCGGCATCGTCGCGTTCGCGGTGATCATCACCACAGCCATGGGCCTGCTGGCCGGCGCCAAATTCTCCCGCTGGTACTGGCTGGGGCTTCAGACGGGCGTCACGCTGGGCTTCGTCTTCGTCGTCTGGCTGTGGTCCCAGGCTCTCTATTCCATCCACATCCTCTGCCCGTTCTGCATGATCGTCTGGGCCGCCATGATCCCGCTGTTCGTCTGGGTGACGGTCCGCAACATCACCCACGGCGTGATCGCGCTTCCCGCGGGACCCACCAAGGTCCTGGGCGACTCCGGCTGGATCATCGTCGCCCTGCTGTACGTGGGCGTCATCGCCTCGATCTTCTTCGCCTTCATCCAGGTCTTCATCGGGACGTCCGGCTACTAA